The nucleotide sequence CTCGCAGGGCAAAGACAGTGGATATCAGACACCATTTTGGGGAAAATGGCTGAATTCAGGCAGAAATAACCAGGCACTAGAATAACACATTAAAAATGGAGGAACTCTGTGTCATGCCATTTGTACCATCTAAATGACATATTTAATACAAAAAACCCTTTCAAATGGTTAGATATGCAGAAATTTGGCAAGTTCATGTTGATCGAGTatacactgagcgtacaaaactttaagaacaacttcctaatattaagttgcacgCACCCCTCCCTTTTgccgtcagggcatggactctacaaggtgtcgaaagagttccgcatggatgctggcccatgttgactctaatgcttcccacagttgtttcaAGTTGGCTAGGTGTTCTTTGGGTGTTGGATCATTTTTGTTACACATAGAAacctgttgagcatgaaaaacccagcagtgtgcCTCTtacctactaccataacctgtTCAAAAGGCTCATAAAtcttgtcttgtccattcaccctctgaatggcacacatagacAATGTCTCAATGCTTaagaatccttctttaacctgtatcctccccttcatctacactgattgcaatgtaattaacaagtgacatcaataagggactgTAGCTTTCACCAGGTCAGACTGTCATGGAAAtcacaggtgttcttaatgttttgtacaatcagtgtaTATCTCAgtgcacatacagtaccagtcaaaagttaatacacacctactaatttaaggttctttattttttactttgtagaataatagtgaaggtatcaaaactatgaaataacacatggaatcatgtaaccaaaaaaaagtgttaaatcaaaatatattttatatatgagatttttcaaagtagccagcctttgccttgaggacagctttgcacactctcaaccagctcaactcatcccaaaccatctcaattgggttaggttgggtgattgtggaggccaggtcatctgatgcagcactcaatcactctccttcttggtcaaatagcccttacacagcctggaggtgtgttttgggtcattgtcctgttgaaaaacaaatgacagtgggactaagcgcaaaccagatgagatggcatatcgctgcagaatgctgtggtagccattctggttaagtgtgacatgaattctaaataaatcactgacagtgcaccagcaaagcacccccacacctccatgcttcacggtgggaaccacacatgcggagatcatccgctcacctactctgcatctcacaagaCACGTgggttggaatcaaaaatctcaaattttgatTAATCAGAagaaaggacaaatttccaccggtctaatgtctacAACTCATTtttcttagcccaagcaagtctcttcttattataggtgtccttcagtagtgttTTTTTGTTATTGAGGTAATTCAACCGTGAAGGcatgattcatgcagtctcctctgaacagttgatgttgagatgtgtctgttacctgaactcttaagcatttatttgggctgcagtttctgaggctggtaactctaatgaacttatcctctgcaccagaggtaactctgggtcttcctttcctgtggcgatcctcatgagagccagtttcatcattgcgcttgatgtttttttgcgactgcagttcttgacattttccggattgactgaccttcatgtcttaaagtaacgatggacCGTCGTTTCATTTTGCTTCTtttgctgttcttgacataatattgacttggtctttaactaaatagggctatattctgtataccacccctaccttgtcataacacaagtgattggcttaaaacacattaagaaggaaagaaattccacaaattaacatttaacaaggcacacctgttaattgaaatgcattccaggtgaatacctcatgaagctagttgaaaGAATGCCataggtgtgcaaagctgtcatcaatgcaaagggtggtgactttgatgaatctcaaatataaaatatattttgacttaacacttttttgcttactacatgattccatgtgtactTTCCATAGgtgtgatgtattcactattattctactatgtagaaaataatacaaataaagaaaaacccttgaatgagtaggtgtccaaacttttgactgatactgtacatcCAAAATCCATTTAGCATGTGAGGGTCTCTCTACATTATAGGAATGACCAAATATCAACAAAGGAGAAGACAGTCGGTTGTAGCACAATGCCCCGACAGTTGAAAATTAACGCGATGAGACCGTGCACCTGTTCGTCTTGCGTGTTATGTTGTTGGGGCGTACACCATCTACTCCACCACGATTCTCCTCTAAGGTGTCATCCCTTCCACCTCACTGTCATCCTCTGCCAGGTAGATGGGACTCTTTGATCGGAGGACTGTCTCAAATTTACCACGGTTGGGTGTGGCCTCTGAGCTGTTCTTAATCCCATAACCAAAGTAGATGAGAAAACctaggagaaagagaaggaagaaaAATGGATTTAAAACAGTGAAACTGCAGCATGTCAAAGGTGAACCTCACTGAGACACTGTACTTGTACCCCCGCACCTCTCGGATTCATAGGggctgggttaaatgcggaagacacatttccgtTGAATGCTTTCATtcaattgtacaactgactatGTATCTTCCTTTCCTTGAGTAACACAACATTGAGTAATAATACAGATCGGCACAAGTGCAAGAGGCAAAGCAAAAATAAGGGGTGGCGATCTCACTAACCAATAGTCATCCACACTGCAAAGCGACACCATGTTGGCCCATCCAGCTGCATCATGAGGTAAATGTTGACAAAGATACTGACCAATGGCAGCACTGGGAGCAGAGGTACCTGAGGGGATtcacattttttgttttgtttctacATTAACCACAATTAGCAAACACTGGACATAATCAAGACTAACAAGTACAACATCTAATGTTAATTTGCTTTTTTTTAAGCTAAGAGCTGATGATTCAATGAAAcaagtacagacagacagtggttTCTAGGAGAACGCGGAAACCTACAGTAAATAGGAAATGGTTTCTCAGGATGAATGAAACAACAAACGTGAACTGAGTCATGTGATTGACAACTCCCATCATACTTTAAAGGTGAGTGCCTGTCTGCTCGGGGGCTGTCTCCAGATGATGGCCACACACAGGAAGGCGAAGAAGGCCAGTATGGCACATATGGTGACCCACAGGGGGTGGCCACTAACCACCTCTGCCCCCCACACAGCCAGCACTACACACAGCAGGGTGAATACCAAAGctacagagaaaaagagagattgtGAACTTCAGCATGTATATGGAATCTTAATTATACTTTACAGTTCTTGGTCCTACATAATGCAAATGAGAGAATGCATTGCAATTATCAGACAGCTGCTTCCATTTGTAACCAGTATGCCAAACTTATCAAAAAAAGTTTCACTTAAATATGTGGAGCTATTCTGGTACACCCAAAACAGCTTTAACGTCATCAACACTTCACCCTGACAAAAGGAGGAGACTCACAGATGACAGCGGTAGTGATGTACACGATAAGTCCGGAGGTCTTGGTGGGGACGTCACAGCTGGGCACCAGCAACATCTTGAGGGTGAACCTCTCCCTGAGGGGCCTGGTCTCCCCCTCACCCTCGTCTCCACTGTCCCCCTCCGCCATGGTTGCCCTCCGCAGACCCACCAGCTCCACCAGCTTCTCACTGGCACCGCTGAGGCCCAGGGTACCCGGCTGGTACCTGAGAACAAATACACATAAAGGGTCAACGCTACGTTGACTGAGAACTCTTTTTAGCCAAGATCCTCTGCACTAACCTGAGGATAAGCACACACACTGCCACTAGTGTGTATGCCAGGAGAGTTCCTATCGACATCAGGTCTACCAGGGCTGCCAGATCAAACAGGAATGCCATCAGGGCTGCAGAGAGAAAGAATCCATTTCAATTCTAAGAAACATAGTTTTCTGTCAACTGTTTAGCAGCTACTCTAAGTGTTGGTGCACAGTAAAGCAAGGGCTAAGCTTACCTGCTACAATACCCGACACGATGGTGGCTAACAGGGGGGTCTTGGTTTTTATGTTCATCTTTGAGAGGAAGCGGAAGAGCAGGCCGTCCTCAGCCATGGCATAGATTACACGGGGCATGGGGAACATTGAGCCCAGTAAACTggacagagaaaagacagagggacTCAGACACAGGCAAAGTCATCGCCATCACACAGAGGTCAGCCATGTCTCTGGACAATCCACAAACACTGACTGGCCATCAACATTTAACACAAGAAACAAAAAAAGTTTGGTTCATATAATCCACATCATAATTGGTTATTTGCAGGCaaataacaaacaacaacaaaaaggaaCTGAAAGCACAGCATATGATAAGAAACATCTGTTCAGACACAAAAATAAATGAACTAAAAATAGCCTGCCATCTGGGTGCCTTTCTACCTTTGCTAGAAGTGCACACAAGGCCATGAGAAGTCTCTATGGGAAACTGTCTGTGCCAGTCACCTGGTGGAGAGGGCACAGAGGGAGCCCACAGCCACGATGTAGCGGGCAGGGTCCCAGTGCACATAACTGAAGGCCTCTGGCAGTGGGCTCTCTCTGTTCAGCAGGTAGTAGGGCATCATAAGGGTGAGAGCCGCAGACACCCCGAAGTAGGCAAAGAAACAGATGAGCAGAGAAGCCACGATTCCGATGGGGATGGAACGCATAGGGTTCTTGGCCTCTTCACCTGTGTAGATAGAGATTGTTTAAATTTGACAGTCGTCAACCACAGAAAAAAATACTCTGGTGTCAAGAGACAAGAAGAAATGGCCTACTTGTTGTTGCGATGCAGTCGAACCCCACAAAGGCATAGAAGCAGGTTGCTGCCCCAGACAGGACTCCACTGAAGCCAAATGGAGCAAAACCCCCAGTGCCAAACTTCTCTTTAATTATcctggacagagaaagagaacttGAAAATACAGAAAAATGCCCAAGAGAAAGAGTAATTGTTTCATATTTAGTCTTCAAGAAGAGAACTGCTACCCCTGATGGCTGCAAAAGCTTTGATCTATTTTTGCAAACAGACTCTCTCAATTACTGCATAGGGCTTATTTTAAAACACCACCATTCCTGCCTAATAAAGTACTCTTTCTGAGCTCCCCTGCCCGTCTTGTCTTTGGTGACTCACTCTGGATCAGTGATGTTGGTTGTGTTGACAAAGTCCTCCACAGTGAGGTTCCAGTTGGTACGGTCTCCCTTCACCAGGCCTGAGATGATGACGAAGCCCAGCACCACCAGGTTGACCCCCGTGAAGATCTTGTTCACTAGGGCCGACTCGCTAACGCCAAACGCCAGCAGGCCTGTGTGGGTGTTAGAAAAGTGTCAGAGCCACAGATGTGGGCAGCGACCAAGCGCGGCCAATCATAATGCTGCACTGAATGGGCACTCTGCCCTTGCTCTAGGGCAGCAATGAAGAGGCAGCCATAGAAACCTCTCTTTAGTAGCTGTGGTTTCGCTGAGGTTGTCTATAATGCTTTCAAATGTGTTCTGAGTTATGTTAATGAGATGTGAGCCACACCAGTGAGCAGCAAGATCAGGATGAAGGCGAAGAGGTCTGGGTATTCAGCAAGAATCTTCCCAGGGACCTTGATGGACATGGAGGCTCTGAAGAAGTCTGAGATCTTCTGTTCAACCAGGTTGTCAAAGGTGGAGCTCCAGGCCCGAGCAACACTGGCTGTGcctgaaagagggggagagacttACAATGAGAGGTTGGAGTCATACATTCAAGGGCTCTTCTGTCATGAGGCAATCCTTCTGAAGGACCAGGCACTTGCTCTGCCTGTAAAACCTCTTCAGCTCACGTCCTCGTCAGAATCTTAATCATTCAGTCTAATTATACAGCTACTCATAATTGCTGATTATCTCTAATGACTGGCTGAGTATAGCAGTAATATCACTGCAGTTTAAGCAGCTTGGAGTTGTGTGCAGTCACATAGATTTATGTTATCCTTGCACCTCATATCCTGCTTTTACCTTTAAAAACATGCTTCTTGCAACTTTACACAAAAAAAAATCAAACATTTCCTGACCATTTTTAAAAATCACTTTGGTTCTTAATTTCAAAATCACTCATTTTTACTAACCCACTTCTGACTTACCTATGACATAGGAGAGGATGAGGTTCCAGCCAGTGATGAAGGCCCAGATTTCCCCCACAGTCACATAGCTGTACATGTAGGCTGAACCAGTCTTGGGCACACGAGCACCAAACTCAGCATAACACAGACCAGCAAGGACGGAGGAGAGCGCTGCGATGAGGAAGCAGAGCACG is from Oncorhynchus masou masou isolate Uvic2021 chromosome 32, UVic_Omas_1.1, whole genome shotgun sequence and encodes:
- the LOC135526363 gene encoding cationic amino acid transporter 3-like, translating into MAEKLASFGKMLLRRRALDCNQEESHFARCLTTLDLIALGVGATLGAGVYVLAGEVAREKAGPAIVLCFLIAALSSVLAGLCYAEFGARVPKTGSAYMYSYVTVGEIWAFITGWNLILSYVIGTASVARAWSSTFDNLVEQKISDFFRASMSIKVPGKILAEYPDLFAFILILLLTGLLAFGVSESALVNKIFTGVNLVVLGFVIISGLVKGDRTNWNLTVEDFVNTTNITDPEIIKEKFGTGGFAPFGFSGVLSGAATCFYAFVGFDCIATTSEEAKNPMRSIPIGIVASLLICFFAYFGVSAALTLMMPYYLLNRESPLPEAFSYVHWDPARYIVAVGSLCALSTSLLGSMFPMPRVIYAMAEDGLLFRFLSKMNIKTKTPLLATIVSGIVAALMAFLFDLAALVDLMSIGTLLAYTLVAVCVLILRYQPGTLGLSGASEKLVELVGLRRATMAEGDSGDEGEGETRPLRERFTLKMLLVPSCDVPTKTSGLIVYITTAVISLVFTLLCVVLAVWGAEVVSGHPLWVTICAILAFFAFLCVAIIWRQPPSRQALTFKVPLLPVLPLVSIFVNIYLMMQLDGPTWCRFAVWMTIGFLIYFGYGIKNSSEATPNRGKFETVLRSKSPIYLAEDDSEVEGMTP